From one Magnolia sinica isolate HGM2019 chromosome 18, MsV1, whole genome shotgun sequence genomic stretch:
- the LOC131232572 gene encoding dehydration-responsive element-binding protein 1B-like yields MATFFSWDYSDVLTAYTFENSQPSATISDEEVYATVATSPPKRRAGRRKFRETRHPVYKGVRQRNGGKWVCELREPNKASRLWLGTFQTPEMAARAHDVAAMALRGRSACLNFADSAWCLPVPVSGSTEDIRKAAVEAAEAFRPLKSETASGISDTSSVENSMYSPPENAFYVEDEVDCGMPGLLESMAEGLMVSLPPYHLSGSHWDDVACDADVLLWSHSI; encoded by the coding sequence ATGGCCACATTCTTCAGCTGGGATTACTCGGATGTCCTTACAGCCTACACATTCGAGAATTCACAGCCGTCAGCCACCATCTCTGATGAGGAAGTCTACGCCACGGTAGCGACCAGTCCGCCGAAGCGGCGAGCCGGGCGAAGGAAATTCCGGGAGACACGGCACCCAGTATACAAGGGCGTCAGGCAGAGGAACGGCGGCAAGTGGGTCTGCGAGCTGCGCGAGCCGAACAAAGCCTCAAGGCTGTGGCTCGGAACGTTCCAGACCCCTGAGATGGCCGCCCGGGCCCATGACGTAGCTGCAATGGCTCTCAGGGGCCGGTCGGCCTGTCTCAATTTCGCTGATTCGGCCTGGTGCCTGCCTGTGCCAGTGTCCGGCAGCACCGAAGATATTCGGAAGGCAGCAGTGGAAGCTGCCGAAGCTTTCCGGCCTCTGAAATCTGAGACGGCTTCCGGCATCAGTGACACAAGCTCGGTGGAGAATTCGATGTATTCGCCGCCGGAGAATGCGTTTTACGTGGAGGATGAGGTGGATTGCGGAATGCCGGGATTGCTTGAGAGCATGGCGGAGGGATTGATGGTTTCGCTGCCTCCGTAccacttaagtgggtcccactgggaTGACGTAGCATGTGATGCTGATGTGTTGCTGTGGAGCCACTCCATTTGA